One genomic window of Cannabis sativa cultivar Pink pepper isolate KNU-18-1 chromosome 2, ASM2916894v1, whole genome shotgun sequence includes the following:
- the LOC133035036 gene encoding uncharacterized protein LOC133035036 — protein MESGQETQCLNKGTEIVERKDIPFLVFYNGKFDDRMNYENYEASGHYISANCNYEDLQQKLKDALECNQENTVLQLKYQVKEGYQPLRIKDDQSLHFYIQLKLKDPDFTTYPMCVNVINNPTTTIDATFFGNDNSLITHRSAFQPIEYNAATTEDSTNQQHIIEARVPEFGEESFDFMDYAKLVAEEMVEQLENNRKKEPEITDYDELLITDPHHP, from the exons atg GAATCTGGACAGGAAACACAATGCTTGAACAAAGGAACAGAGATAGTA GAAAGgaaagacattccattcctagtcttctacaatggaaaattcgatgatcgaatgaattatgaaaattatgaagccaGTGGACACTACATTTCTGCCAATTGTAACTATGAAGATTTGCAACAGAAACTCAAAGATGCCCTggaatgcaaccaagaaaacactgttttgcaactgaaatatcaagtgaaggaaggataccaaccattgaggataaaggatgatcaaagcctgcatttctacatacaactcaaactgaaagaccccgacttcacaacatacccaatgtgtgtgaatgtcatcaacaacccaacaacaaccatcGATGCAACATTCTTTggaaatgacaattcattaattacacatagaagcgccttccaaccaatcgaatacaatgcagcaacaacagaagactcaacaaatcaacaacatatAATTGAAGCAAGAGTACCGGAATTTGGGgaagaaagttttgacttcatggactatgcaaaacttgtggcagaggaaatggttgagcaactggaaaacaacagaaaaaaggaaccagaaatcacagattatgACGAACTACTAATCACAGATCCGCATCATCCGTaa
- the LOC133034397 gene encoding phosphopantothenoylcysteine decarboxylase subunit VHS3-like, whose amino-acid sequence MTVIKDIQEKVNAIHRRPSDEGKSSDELVTQDSDDDPDDDDDDDDAEDDDKQLPDPENIDSDSDDGGELVKVGGDADDADKAVTAVPSADVNPSEDVGGSDKNVKDVEKPKGDESRLKGDDFFDGLSQLVIDDDQVVLAGLEAVAKINVPAPNPDVVGEKSDAIHTDEETRIRLRYTSVG is encoded by the exons atgactgtaattaaggatatCCAAGAGAAGGTTAATGCCATTCATCGTCGTCCTTCTGACGAG GGAAAGTCATCGGATGAATTAGTAACtcaagattctgatgatgatcctgatgatgatgatgatgatgatgatgccgaGGATGATGACAAGCAATTGCCTGATCCagaaaatattgattccgactccgacgatggtggtgagttggttaaagttggTGGGGATGCTGATGATGCTGACAAGGCTGTTACTGCTGTCCCTTCTGCTGATGTGAATCCTTCTGAGGATGTTGGAGGGAGTGATAAAAATGTTAAGGATGTTGAGAAGCCGAAGGGCGATGAGTCTCGATTGAAGGGGGACGATTTCTTTGATGGGTTGAGCCAGCTTGTAATAGATGATGATCAAGTTGTGTTGGCTGGCTTGGAGGCTGTTGCTAAAATCAAT gtCCCCGCACCCAATCCAGATGTTGTTGGTGAAAAGTCAGATGCCATTCATACTGATGAAGAAACGAGGATCCGTCTGCGATACACCTCTGTTGGATAA